A genomic window from Microcoleus sp. FACHB-831 includes:
- a CDS encoding HNH endonuclease, which yields MVTIPASLRRLVIQRADNRCEYCGISQIGQVATFHIDHILPVVAGGETIAENLALACVSCSLRKGARQNLEDSETGEVVSIFNPRQQVWKEHFDWNGVQVVGLTATGRATMQALDLNRATMLAIRAEEELLGRHPPP from the coding sequence ATGGTAACGATTCCAGCTTCCCTCCGTCGATTAGTCATTCAAAGAGCAGATAACCGTTGTGAATATTGCGGGATATCACAAATTGGTCAAGTAGCAACTTTCCATATCGACCACATTCTTCCTGTCGTAGCAGGTGGCGAGACGATTGCTGAAAACTTGGCTCTTGCTTGTGTCTCCTGCTCACTTCGCAAGGGTGCACGGCAAAATCTGGAGGATTCGGAGACGGGTGAAGTTGTCTCCATTTTTAATCCTCGCCAACAGGTATGGAAAGAACACTTTGATTGGAACGGTGTGCAAGTTGTCGGGTTGACAGCTACAGGTCGAGCAACGATGCAAGCACTTGATTTGAATCGAGCAACAATGTTAGCGATTAGGGCAGAAGAGGAATTGCTAGGTCGTCATCCACCACCCTAA
- a CDS encoding NB-ARC domain-containing protein, with protein sequence MAMTGQEALTLVDTLLHSANQHQGLNDVQSEVFLQTWAGRSYKEIADQLGYQLDYIKQVGSQLWRSLSQILGEPVSKRNLQAVLRRYQQSQQAANALPVIQGKQDWGEAPDVSRFYGRQGELQTLETWILEDCCRAIGIFGLGGMGKTALSVKLAQQVQSQFDCVVWRSLQQAPPLELILSEILPIFAGTEVVSDCSINTLMKQLHTKHCLLVLDNVESILQDGNRSGQYQPGYEPYRQLFDRICDEPHQSCLILTGRDKPSGFTIREGKNLPVRSLQLQGLPGEDGQQILIAKGLDATDSQRVALVKYFGGNPLALKIAATTIQTLFGGNSQAFLAQGRAVFSDLWDLLEQQFERLSPLQQQIMYWLAINREGVIVAKLQEEILYKVPWRELLEALEALQARSLIQEAHIETGNGNLTQQPVIMEYVTERFIQTIEQEITTGNLNLFRTHALIEAQTQDYLRDAQIQLILHPLTERLLTHFATPAQLEKHLCQILASLQHQAVTQTGYAGGNLLNLFCYLKTELKGFDFSHLVIRQAYLANAVLHDVDFTNTQISQTVFAETFGGIVGVTFSPDGKHLATSDTKGEIQIWDTCTGEQLIRCRGHQHWTWAVAFSPDGRYLASASDDYLVKLWEVETGLCLQTYKGHTYSVNAVAFSPDGQIIASCGQDATIRLWSVAHVEASLADKFENNPSITNQNPPLPEIQTLMGHQGRVWSIAFSPDGQTLASGGEDCTIRLWDVATGICHSVWQAHSRWVRSVAFSTDGQTLASSSYDQTIKLWDVKTQNCLKILRGHRQAVSAIAFSPDSQQLASSSFDRTVKLWDVQTGECLKTFLGHTNRVWTVAYHPNGQQLASGGDDHATKFWNLKTGRCTKTFKGHTNAVLSLALSPDRSYLASGHEDQTVRLWNIKSGTLVETLREHTNRVWSVAFQPASQHPILASGSADYTIKLWDWELGNCLQTLYGHTSWVWSIAFNPNGTQLASGSYDQTVKLWNISTGECLKTLQEHTSPVVCVAYSPDGKLLVSSEFDGIIKLWDTHTGECCQTLRGHANSVWSVTFSPNGEWLLSASFDQTVKLWSVSTGECLQTFTGHEMAVMAAQFTPDGQFIVSGGLDRSLKLWDIRTGQCYRTLAGHSDLIYTLLVASVQLGDEASARFTAISGSLDESIKFWDLQAHKCWQTLRTPRRYEGMKIGGIQGLTDAQWETLKVLGAASLVS encoded by the coding sequence ATGGCGATGACAGGACAAGAAGCGCTTACCCTGGTTGATACGCTGCTACACTCTGCCAATCAACATCAAGGACTCAATGATGTTCAATCGGAAGTCTTTCTGCAAACTTGGGCGGGACGTTCCTACAAGGAGATTGCCGATCAGTTAGGTTATCAACTCGACTACATCAAACAAGTTGGTTCGCAGTTGTGGCGAAGTCTCTCCCAAATCCTCGGCGAACCTGTCTCAAAGCGCAATCTTCAAGCCGTTTTGCGTCGCTACCAACAGTCGCAACAAGCTGCAAACGCATTACCTGTTATTCAAGGCAAGCAAGATTGGGGTGAAGCGCCTGACGTTTCCCGATTTTATGGGCGGCAAGGGGAACTGCAAACCTTAGAAACTTGGATTCTTGAGGACTGCTGCCGTGCAATTGGAATCTTTGGACTCGGTGGGATGGGCAAAACTGCCCTCTCGGTGAAACTCGCTCAACAAGTACAATCCCAATTTGACTGTGTGGTTTGGCGCAGTTTGCAGCAAGCACCGCCCTTAGAACTCATCCTCAGCGAAATTTTGCCCATTTTTGCGGGTACAGAAGTCGTCAGTGACTGCTCAATTAATACCTTAATGAAACAGCTGCACACCAAACACTGTTTGTTAGTACTCGATAACGTCGAGTCCATCTTGCAAGACGGAAATCGCAGCGGACAATATCAACCGGGTTACGAACCTTACCGCCAGCTATTCGATCGCATCTGTGACGAACCCCACCAAAGTTGCCTGATTTTAACCGGACGAGACAAACCCAGCGGATTTACTATACGGGAAGGAAAAAACCTCCCGGTGCGATCGCTACAACTGCAAGGACTCCCAGGAGAAGATGGTCAGCAAATCCTCATCGCCAAAGGCTTAGACGCAACTGATTCACAACGAGTAGCCCTTGTCAAGTACTTCGGTGGAAATCCCCTAGCTCTCAAAATTGCAGCAACAACCATTCAAACCCTGTTTGGCGGCAATAGTCAGGCATTTTTAGCCCAAGGTCGAGCTGTTTTTAGTGATTTGTGGGACTTACTCGAACAACAGTTTGAGCGCTTATCTCCCCTACAACAACAAATTATGTACTGGCTGGCGATTAACCGAGAAGGGGTAATAGTAGCAAAGTTACAGGAAGAAATCCTGTACAAAGTACCTTGGCGAGAGTTACTAGAAGCGCTAGAGGCACTTCAGGCGCGATCGCTCATCCAAGAAGCGCATATTGAAACAGGAAACGGGAACCTAACGCAACAACCCGTGATTATGGAGTATGTCACGGAACGATTCATCCAAACCATTGAGCAAGAAATTACGACGGGCAACCTGAATCTATTTAGAACCCATGCCTTAATAGAAGCCCAGACTCAAGACTACTTGCGCGATGCCCAAATTCAACTGATTTTACACCCCTTAACCGAGCGACTTTTAACCCACTTTGCAACACCAGCTCAACTTGAGAAGCACCTCTGCCAGATTTTAGCCTCATTGCAACATCAAGCAGTGACACAGACAGGTTATGCAGGGGGCAATCTGCTCAATTTATTCTGTTACCTGAAGACAGAACTCAAAGGCTTTGATTTTTCTCATCTGGTGATTCGTCAAGCTTACTTAGCCAATGCCGTACTGCACGACGTTGATTTTACCAATACTCAAATTAGCCAAACAGTCTTTGCTGAAACCTTTGGCGGCATAGTCGGTGTAACATTTAGCCCAGATGGCAAGCATTTAGCCACCAGCGACACCAAAGGCGAAATTCAAATTTGGGATACTTGCACCGGAGAGCAACTCATTCGCTGTCGAGGACACCAACATTGGACGTGGGCAGTTGCCTTTAGTCCAGACGGACGGTATCTTGCTAGTGCCAGTGATGATTATCTGGTCAAATTATGGGAGGTTGAAACTGGGCTATGTCTGCAAACATACAAAGGGCATACCTACTCAGTTAATGCCGTTGCCTTTAGTCCAGATGGGCAAATCATCGCCAGTTGTGGGCAAGATGCAACCATTCGTCTGTGGTCAGTTGCCCATGTAGAGGCGAGTTTAGCCGATAAATTTGAGAACAACCCATCAATTACGAATCAAAACCCGCCTTTGCCAGAAATTCAGACCTTAATGGGTCATCAAGGTCGAGTTTGGTCAATTGCTTTTAGTCCAGATGGTCAAACCCTAGCCAGCGGCGGAGAAGATTGTACGATTCGACTGTGGGATGTCGCTACAGGAATTTGCCACAGCGTTTGGCAAGCGCACAGTCGCTGGGTGCGGTCAGTAGCATTTAGTACCGACGGTCAAACCCTTGCCAGTAGCAGCTATGACCAGACGATTAAACTGTGGGATGTCAAAACCCAAAACTGCCTCAAAATCTTGCGCGGACATCGACAGGCAGTAAGTGCGATCGCATTTAGTCCTGACAGTCAGCAATTGGCAAGTAGCAGTTTTGACCGCACCGTGAAATTGTGGGACGTGCAGACTGGAGAATGCCTGAAAACCTTTCTAGGACACACTAACAGAGTTTGGACAGTTGCGTATCATCCCAACGGGCAACAACTTGCTAGTGGCGGCGACGACCATGCGACCAAATTCTGGAACCTTAAAACAGGACGTTGTACGAAAACCTTTAAAGGACATACCAATGCCGTGCTATCCCTTGCCTTGAGTCCCGATCGTAGCTATCTAGCCAGTGGTCACGAAGACCAGACCGTAAGATTGTGGAACATTAAAAGCGGTACTCTGGTAGAAACATTACGGGAGCATACCAACCGAGTTTGGTCGGTGGCGTTTCAACCTGCCAGTCAACACCCAATACTTGCTAGTGGCAGCGCTGACTATACCATCAAATTATGGGACTGGGAGTTAGGTAACTGCTTGCAAACCTTATACGGTCATACCAGTTGGGTGTGGAGCATTGCCTTTAATCCTAATGGAACCCAACTGGCAAGTGGCAGCTATGACCAAACTGTTAAACTATGGAACATTAGCACGGGTGAATGTCTCAAAACCCTCCAAGAACATACCAGTCCAGTTGTTTGTGTTGCCTATAGTCCTGACGGAAAACTGCTAGTAAGCAGCGAGTTTGATGGAATTATCAAGCTGTGGGACACTCATACTGGGGAATGCTGCCAAACCCTCAGAGGACACGCCAACAGTGTGTGGTCAGTGACGTTTAGTCCTAATGGAGAGTGGTTACTTAGTGCTAGCTTTGACCAAACCGTTAAACTGTGGTCAGTCTCGACAGGAGAATGTCTTCAGACTTTTACTGGACATGAGATGGCTGTTATGGCTGCTCAATTTACCCCAGACGGTCAGTTCATTGTGAGTGGAGGTTTAGATCGCTCCCTTAAACTTTGGGATATCCGCACAGGACAATGCTATCGAACGTTGGCGGGTCACTCTGATCTGATCTATACATTGCTCGTTGCCTCTGTTCAACTTGGAGATGAAGCTTCTGCAAGATTCACAGCTATTAGTGGCAGCTTAGATGAAAGTATCAAATTCTGGGATTTGCAAGCTCACAAGTGCTGGCAAACCTTAAGAACACCTCGCCGCTATGAAGGTATGAAGATCGGAGGCATTCAGGGGCTAACAGACGCTCAGTGGGAAACATTGAAGGTGTTAGGTGCTGCGTCCCTAGTCAGCTAA
- a CDS encoding helix-turn-helix domain-containing protein, which produces MKPLPLTKEEQTLIDLYGYCQLGMTPQQFYAKWQVNHEAIAFICSRSMSTVRRWFRRGKNYRRPQPADLRHLALMDFLLEHYQDIPEQLLNAVCCPKHNP; this is translated from the coding sequence ATGAAACCCCTTCCTCTCACCAAAGAAGAGCAAACCCTAATCGACCTCTACGGATACTGCCAACTCGGAATGACACCGCAGCAATTCTACGCCAAATGGCAAGTGAATCACGAAGCGATCGCCTTCATCTGCTCTCGTTCCATGTCTACCGTTCGACGCTGGTTTAGAAGGGGTAAAAACTACCGCCGTCCGCAACCTGCCGATTTACGCCATCTCGCTTTGATGGATTTCCTATTGGAGCATTATCAGGACATTCCCGAACAACTCTTAAACGCGGTGTGCTGTCCTAAGCACAACCCTTAA
- a CDS encoding glycoside hydrolase family protein, giving the protein MMQISQKGLDLIKKFEGLYLTAYLDPAGIPTIGYGTIRYPNGQKVKLGNEITEQQAEAYLLDECSKFAQKVEKLVTASLNQNQFDALVSFCYNLGDGALGQSTLLKELNKANYLGAANEFPRWNKATVKGKLQVLNGLVKRRAEEKALFESTEIGGTPIEVDTTPSPQEQVTWLEGYRDGDKNVIVAWKGGTTSEVIEIVTLERPNKEDLIAVLQQYPNAIDFRLAPKENDIPKGERISFSGKAQPIISPSTPIPFPGRLLVRGAEGEDVKILQERLRELSYYLETVHGLFDITTDEAVRAFQSDYFGVIEADGKVGEITWSNLWGKPQKITPETRKGKTYLRLTKTKRKDGHGCFILQLEYIKDGKLNDRLEVCSGQPNKQVFRTGKNSKSGSMEPLPEGKWFIHNILWADGKDNYHGKLFAVKGLGPVTVPLSYKEPGTTGRSAIEIHIDWNKTKGSPGTVGCIGVSNVTDYKRLVTWLRETDPRDLYVDWGLGTCPEPS; this is encoded by the coding sequence ATGATGCAGATTTCACAAAAAGGTTTGGATTTAATTAAAAAATTTGAGGGATTATACCTCACAGCTTATTTAGATCCTGCGGGGATACCAACAATTGGCTATGGAACAATTCGCTATCCCAATGGACAGAAAGTTAAGCTAGGAAATGAAATTACAGAACAGCAAGCAGAAGCTTATTTGCTCGATGAGTGTAGTAAGTTTGCTCAAAAAGTAGAAAAATTAGTTACAGCTTCTTTAAACCAAAACCAATTTGATGCGCTGGTTTCATTCTGTTACAACTTAGGGGATGGAGCATTAGGACAGAGTACCCTCTTAAAAGAGCTGAATAAAGCCAATTATTTAGGGGCTGCGAATGAGTTTCCCAGATGGAATAAAGCAACTGTTAAGGGGAAATTACAAGTTCTTAATGGTTTAGTTAAGCGCAGGGCTGAGGAAAAAGCACTTTTTGAATCTACTGAAATTGGTGGAACTCCCATTGAGGTTGATACAACGCCTTCTCCACAGGAACAGGTCACTTGGCTTGAGGGTTATCGAGATGGCGACAAAAATGTAATTGTTGCGTGGAAGGGTGGTACTACTAGTGAAGTTATTGAGATCGTAACTTTGGAGCGACCCAATAAAGAAGATTTAATAGCTGTCTTACAGCAATATCCCAATGCAATCGATTTTCGTCTTGCGCCTAAAGAAAATGATATTCCTAAAGGAGAACGTATTTCATTTTCTGGAAAAGCACAACCAATTATCAGCCCCAGCACACCAATACCATTTCCTGGTCGCCTATTAGTTCGAGGTGCTGAAGGTGAAGATGTCAAGATACTTCAAGAACGCTTGAGGGAACTTAGTTATTATCTTGAAACAGTTCATGGACTTTTTGATATAACAACTGATGAGGCAGTCAGAGCCTTTCAATCCGATTATTTTGGTGTTATAGAAGCAGATGGAAAAGTAGGTGAAATAACATGGAGTAACTTATGGGGAAAACCTCAAAAAATTACACCAGAAACACGCAAAGGAAAAACCTATCTGCGTTTAACTAAAACTAAGAGAAAAGACGGACATGGTTGTTTTATCTTACAGCTTGAATATATCAAAGATGGAAAGCTCAATGATCGTTTAGAAGTTTGTTCAGGGCAACCCAACAAACAAGTTTTTCGTACCGGAAAAAACAGCAAATCAGGTTCTATGGAACCACTTCCGGAGGGTAAATGGTTTATCCACAACATTCTATGGGCTGATGGCAAAGATAATTATCATGGTAAACTTTTTGCTGTTAAGGGGCTAGGACCAGTCACAGTTCCATTATCTTACAAAGAACCTGGTACCACAGGGCGTAGTGCTATTGAAATTCACATTGACTGGAATAAAACAAAAGGGAGTCCTGGAACAGTAGGTTGTATTGGAGTGAGCAATGTTACTGACTATAAGCGACTGGTCACTTGGCTAAGGGAAACAGATCCGCGTGACCTCTATGTAGATTGGGGACTTGGGACTTGTCCCGAGCCTTCATAA
- a CDS encoding ParA family protein, with the protein MQTVSSISLAGGQGKTTMVLFVARLLAVKGHTVLAIDADPQSSLTTFLGFTVEPDSPTLLEVLKKQVDTKDGIYETRYDNLFLIPSDDALDTVQDYLAGSGTGALTLGRRLKSVAKLFDYCLIDAPPQRSQISLTVIGASDGLMIPVEASVKGLQSLIRTLELINELNEEDETFGGRVLGVVPFRDRWVGLRRTTESESNIESMKQITMQWFEQDLVLPSIRESEKFKQAINQGLTLHEMGQGDLAYPIEVLVDKIYSLESRHDKS; encoded by the coding sequence ATGCAGACAGTCAGCTCCATATCCTTGGCTGGAGGTCAGGGGAAGACGACAATGGTTTTGTTCGTGGCTCGTCTGTTAGCCGTGAAAGGACATACAGTTTTGGCAATCGATGCCGACCCTCAGAGCAGCTTGACGACTTTCCTGGGTTTCACTGTGGAACCCGATAGCCCCACTCTGCTCGAAGTTCTCAAAAAGCAGGTCGATACTAAGGATGGAATTTACGAGACGAGGTACGACAATCTGTTTTTGATTCCCTCTGATGATGCTCTAGACACGGTGCAAGATTATCTGGCAGGTAGCGGCACGGGTGCTTTGACACTGGGGCGACGGCTCAAAAGTGTTGCCAAGCTCTTTGATTATTGCCTGATCGATGCACCGCCACAGCGATCGCAAATTTCCCTAACGGTAATTGGTGCGTCTGATGGGTTGATGATTCCGGTTGAAGCTTCGGTAAAAGGCTTACAGTCATTGATTCGCACCCTGGAGTTGATTAACGAACTCAACGAAGAGGATGAAACGTTTGGGGGGAGGGTTTTGGGTGTAGTTCCGTTTCGCGATCGCTGGGTAGGCTTGCGCCGCACGACGGAAAGTGAGAGCAACATTGAGTCGATGAAGCAAATTACTATGCAATGGTTTGAACAGGATTTGGTGCTGCCGTCGATTCGGGAGTCGGAGAAGTTCAAGCAAGCGATTAACCAAGGATTAACGCTGCACGAAATGGGCCAGGGGGATTTGGCTTATCCAATTGAGGTTCTAGTAGACAAGATTTATTCGTTGGAGAGTAGGCATGACAAATCCTGA
- a CDS encoding glycosyltransferase family 4 protein, with protein MSECLVFLATAWGTRHGGINSFNYDLCKALAKLLAKLGHSDLKVVCIVDEGKKANEGQDAQESGVELLIVSPSDDLDSHIDNIRGRLLMSEMKPKWVIGHDVKTGLRAIELSKYYQVSVAVFHHMDYASYKSLQVKNDEHYVVSQREILSAAHTVFAVGPKLKELARDIVGEKISVIEVLPGLADIEAWITPSRFSAITFGRLEQENNLLKQTSLAVASFAQAVGTPGNSLNADAELTVIGFKGEEDEEYQLLNSIVEKYTDIHIPLHPWQYNQNRAKLFEHLRRQTVCMMLSIHDGFGLTGLEAISAEVPLILSMNTGLYVAVKNTLGGAGIGCLHPVEVRRPPQGQEYNDKSVEDVAKVLLKIAKHKAEEKENAKSLKKQLSELWTWENTARKLLKGLGYEGNNSADISDSDTLLQNKSTIETRSESTQTNSEIVLAEQKNSEGENQLPDTLKQDMPNLKIVANHPVRPKPEVPKFKKEIINLIQHIKYHLKSLDKSELKRILERDLPYPAMFDGIIKPTFIRDTLTTIRELSEQYSNSSQSVLLSEAYDLANRANRLLDICFQEILILKKASSRKSSLYTKKIDNVKQLFDQIEQQLSTLVSHLEEAVFQDIY; from the coding sequence ATGAGTGAATGCCTCGTATTTCTCGCAACAGCTTGGGGAACGCGCCACGGAGGAATCAATTCTTTCAACTACGATCTCTGTAAAGCTTTGGCTAAACTATTGGCTAAATTAGGCCATTCTGACTTAAAAGTCGTTTGCATTGTTGATGAAGGAAAAAAAGCCAATGAGGGTCAAGATGCTCAGGAATCAGGTGTAGAACTTCTCATTGTTTCTCCATCAGATGATCTTGACTCACATATAGATAATATTCGTGGCCGACTTTTAATGTCCGAAATGAAACCTAAGTGGGTGATAGGGCATGACGTGAAGACTGGACTGAGAGCTATTGAGTTATCGAAATATTATCAGGTTTCAGTCGCCGTGTTTCATCATATGGATTATGCATCATATAAATCCCTCCAAGTTAAAAACGATGAGCATTACGTTGTGTCTCAAAGAGAAATCTTATCAGCGGCTCATACTGTGTTCGCTGTTGGCCCTAAATTGAAAGAGCTTGCCCGTGACATAGTTGGGGAGAAAATCTCAGTCATAGAAGTTCTGCCTGGTCTGGCAGATATAGAAGCGTGGATAACGCCGTCCCGCTTCTCAGCAATCACTTTTGGACGGCTTGAACAAGAGAACAATTTACTTAAGCAGACAAGCCTAGCTGTAGCTAGTTTTGCACAAGCAGTAGGAACCCCTGGAAACTCGCTTAATGCCGATGCTGAACTTACCGTGATTGGATTTAAAGGTGAAGAAGACGAGGAGTATCAATTACTCAACTCAATTGTGGAAAAATACACAGATATACACATACCACTTCACCCTTGGCAGTACAACCAAAATCGAGCAAAACTGTTTGAGCATCTTCGCCGTCAGACTGTTTGCATGATGCTCTCTATTCATGACGGCTTTGGTCTAACTGGTCTGGAGGCAATAAGCGCTGAAGTTCCGCTCATTCTTTCAATGAATACTGGCTTATACGTTGCCGTAAAAAATACTCTTGGAGGAGCGGGAATTGGATGTTTACATCCAGTTGAGGTTCGTCGCCCTCCTCAAGGACAAGAATATAACGATAAAAGTGTTGAGGACGTTGCAAAAGTTCTTCTTAAAATAGCCAAGCACAAAGCAGAAGAAAAAGAAAATGCTAAATCGCTGAAAAAACAATTATCTGAATTATGGACATGGGAAAACACAGCTCGCAAACTTCTTAAGGGACTCGGTTATGAGGGAAATAACTCAGCAGATATTTCCGATTCTGATACATTACTACAGAATAAATCTACGATTGAAACTAGAAGTGAATCTACTCAAACTAATTCTGAGATAGTTCTGGCAGAACAAAAAAATAGTGAAGGGGAGAATCAACTACCTGACACATTAAAACAGGATATGCCTAATCTTAAAATAGTTGCTAACCATCCAGTGCGTCCAAAACCAGAAGTTCCAAAATTTAAGAAGGAAATAATCAACTTAATACAACATATAAAATATCACTTAAAATCTTTAGACAAATCCGAGCTAAAAAGAATACTAGAGCGAGATTTGCCATATCCTGCAATGTTTGACGGAATAATTAAACCCACTTTCATTAGAGATACCTTAACTACCATTAGAGAACTCAGTGAGCAGTATAGCAACAGCAGCCAATCTGTTCTACTAAGTGAAGCTTATGATCTAGCAAATCGAGCTAACAGACTACTTGATATATGCTTTCAAGAAATTCTAATTTTGAAGAAAGCCTCGTCAAGGAAATCTAGTTTATATACGAAAAAAATAGATAATGTTAAGCAGCTATTTGACCAAATTGAGCAACAGCTATCAACTTTAGTTTCTCATCTTGAAGAAGCTGTCTTTCAAGATATTTACTAG
- a CDS encoding O-methyltransferase, giving the protein MSGASIPYHLRPNKAIDRYAFIELLSKVDRYRDCDISQYKYVGFGGHSLEDFKYIHSRFGICNMISIEEDAEVYNRQKFNQPHNCIDCLHQSSDNFINEFQRTDPTIIWLDYVKPSDLRKQIEEFQATISKLEPLDIVKITVNSHPASYVPSGTGMDSFTLKNARIEKLNTMLGDIFPSADVTVDMMTEKRFPEALCLVLKYAANLAMVGQSDIYFQSLTAFSYADGQQMLTVTGILLENTKNQEFFNQTNIDKWELSNINWKDPRRINVPDLTIKERLYIDSRLPNSQAKAIQDELGFLFDSKESVSIEMLETYTMFYRQSPYFSRILV; this is encoded by the coding sequence ATGAGTGGAGCATCAATTCCTTATCATTTAAGACCTAACAAAGCAATTGATAGATATGCATTTATAGAGTTACTATCAAAAGTGGATAGATATAGAGATTGCGATATTTCTCAGTATAAATATGTGGGTTTTGGTGGTCATTCATTGGAGGACTTTAAATATATTCATTCTCGATTTGGAATATGCAATATGATTTCTATTGAAGAGGATGCAGAAGTCTATAATAGACAAAAATTTAACCAGCCTCATAATTGTATTGATTGTCTTCACCAATCTAGCGATAATTTTATCAACGAATTTCAAAGGACAGACCCAACTATAATTTGGTTAGATTACGTTAAACCGTCTGACCTTAGAAAGCAGATTGAGGAATTCCAGGCTACTATCAGCAAGCTAGAGCCACTCGATATTGTTAAAATTACTGTCAATTCTCATCCAGCATCTTATGTACCATCTGGCACAGGAATGGATTCTTTTACGCTTAAAAATGCCAGAATTGAAAAATTGAACACGATGCTAGGAGATATTTTTCCTTCTGCTGACGTGACAGTAGATATGATGACCGAGAAGAGATTTCCAGAAGCGCTTTGTCTGGTTTTAAAATATGCTGCTAATTTAGCAATGGTAGGACAATCTGATATTTACTTTCAATCTCTAACTGCTTTTTCATATGCAGATGGTCAACAAATGCTTACAGTGACAGGCATCCTACTTGAGAACACTAAAAATCAAGAATTTTTCAATCAAACAAATATAGATAAATGGGAACTTAGTAATATAAACTGGAAAGATCCGCGACGAATTAACGTGCCGGATTTAACAATTAAGGAGCGATTGTACATTGATTCGCGTTTGCCAAACTCTCAAGCAAAGGCAATTCAAGATGAGTTAGGATTTTTATTTGATTCCAAGGAAAGTGTATCGATTGAAATGTTGGAAACTTATACTATGTTTTATCGCCAATCACCATACTTTTCAAGGATACTTGTTTAG